In Candidatus Kryptoniota bacterium, the sequence TTTATTTCCCCGTGAAACTTTCGGAGCTCGACGCCAAAATCAATTTTATTCCGCTTGGTGAAGGATCTATAAATGCGCTCGGCGCGACAGTGGAAACCATTTACGTCAATCACCCGGGCTTCACGGTAGGATACAAAATAACTTTCAGGAACAAGACGCTCGCATACATCAGTGACAACGAACCGTACAGCAGAGAGACAGCGCACTACTTCACGAACAATGAGCTGAGGGTGCTGAAGCTGTTTGAAAATTATCCCGGCGACCCCAACCGTCGCACCATCGATTTCATCAAAGGCGCTGATGTCCTGATTCACGACTCGACATATACACCCGAACAATACCGAGATCATATTGGCTGGGGTCACTCGGATTACCTCTTCACGTTAAAGGTCGCCGCCCAAGCAGGAGTTAAGAAACTTTTTCTCTTTCATTACGACCCTTCTTTGAATGATAAGTCCGTGGACAAAATTCTTGACCGCTGCAAAGCCGAGATCAGGAAGAAAAAGTATGACCTCGAAATCCATGGTGCCCGAGAAGGTTTGGAGTTCAAAATCTAATCCT encodes:
- a CDS encoding MBL fold metallo-hydrolase, which translates into the protein MKVKFWGVRGSIATPGKSTMRYGGNTSCTEVHLDNGNLLILDAGTGIRNLGNKLVAGKKKVRAYIMITHPHWDHIQGFPFFRPAFIEGNEITIVGPEANGVKLDEIISEQMNKIYFPVKLSELDAKINFIPLGEGSINALGATVETIYVNHPGFTVGYKITFRNKTLAYISDNEPYSRETAHYFTNNELRVLKLFENYPGDPNRRTIDFIKGADVLIHDSTYTPEQYRDHIGWGHSDYLFTLKVAAQAGVKKLFLFHYDPSLNDKSVDKILDRCKAEIRKKKYDLEIHGAREGLEFKI